The sequence ATTGCTGAACAGCAAAGATGCTTGTGTTCCTCACCACTCTGTTAAATTTGTATTATATATTGTGTGAGGAGCAGTAAATCTCATATCCTATTTGGAGTTTTAAAAAAgagttttaactctttcagggctgatgttgacttttgtcaaaaggaggacttgacgatggtaatcaactgtaaatggtgacaaaaccaaccgttatgttttagttggactcttgttgctagaaggaaagttagctttattGGCTTGACCGAGATTTGCTGCACTCGTgcgagtagcaaggcgcaaacaacatcaaaaatggcactgacatctggcgagagaccaaaacGGAtgagtaaagcaaaatactcagtggacgacgttttgcctattatctctgaactggtgtatgacttgtcagactccgattttcatacaagtgattgaaaacgaatgtgaggttccagcttcagctgattggtccccgaCTAATcttggtactgacaatgtttgtcagggaggactgccacttaacaatgataagagggagaaaccagattacaatgcactgcgactgtgaccgctactgctgccccagccacacggagatagcctggcagcaagcctaccacacattcttggcaaactggcagccacagcatgcagcaatctacgttttatgttgatttctatgtgaaaccattgcttttcagaaactatgttttttggagaaaatattcagccctcaaagaacTAAGTGATACAGGTAATTTTTTTTGAGTCTGATGTGAAAAAACTGGGATTTAAACTCTGAACAGCACATTGAACAGTTCACAGCGGGTAATGGCTACATTATGTAGGATGTGGGGATGTGTCATGGCATAGAAATTGGAAAGTGTTGGGGGAAATAGACTGAGTGTgtctttggggggaaaaaatttttaacttCAGGATAATTAAAGTTCAGCTTCTGATAAGGTATGGTATTACTCCTCTAAGGAACCTTTATTAGTGTTCACTTTCTGCCAGATATGCatacatcaataataataataataataatacattttatttgtattgcactttatattttagcaatctgaaagtgctacagagtaaaaacaaaataataaacaagagaatctataaaatactttaacaaaatgtctttctaaaaagatgagattTTAAGTTTCGCTTAAAAGCATTGGTCAACTGTGGGGCtttcaggtagtcagggagggttttccacagcctcggcgccacagatgaaaaagccctatcacccatgcTGTTGTGCTTTGTTTTAGGGACTTTGAAAGTGTTAGCGTGTACAGAGCGGAGGGAGCACGAGGAAGTATGTGGGGTGGgaagttcctgtaagtaaagggggggcACTGATGGGTAAGAAGGGagaccttgtactctattctgagtgggacagggagccagtgaagggttttcaggatgggagtgatgtggtcatactttcgcaccctcatcaggatcctggcagcactgTTCTGGATATATTGGATATACATCAAGAAGAAAGGCAaagcagaaaaagcaaaaatagtgTTTAAAGTGCTAGGCAAAACAATATTTGAACTTTCTCAGCTTGACTACAATGCTTTCTTCTAGCATATTCTACCAAGGATTTTTCCacagaaaaatcttaaatgttacGTTTAGAGATTGTACAAAAAACTAACTGGAAAAGTGAAAACTGTACTAAACTGCtgtggttagggttagggttagggttaaagaaaaatcaaaaaggttGGGGCAGCTTTGTTAACAGAGATGTGAATTACACCTCTTGTAAAGCTGGCAGGGACTCGTACACCTAGAATAGCAGCTAGATTGGCAGGTAAAGGCCAAGTCATTGGATATAGAATGAGTACTAATTATATGTAGTTACCTGacagtttttaattgatttttgctttgtttggtTTATACCATTTTCACCTGTTAGTGTTCAGTTTGAAGCTTCTACTGTTGACTAGAAATATTTACTTCACACTATACTTATGCTAATTTTGAATCTAAGACAATGGTCTTTAAAGACAATACATACACAAATTtcatgtattaattattttttaaaaaacctgtaATAGAAACACTAATTATGGGaagctaaatgaaaagtaaaagtcTTGATTGGATAAATTTATAGACCATCAAGAGATAAGCTCCTACACTAAACATAATGGACCTTTTTAGATCTGCCAGTTAATCTGAAGAGCTCATCTTTATGAGATGGGCAGGAACCAGAGTAAACACATGTAAACATAGAGAAACTGTACAGGTTCAACCCAAAGCTCTAGAACTGCGAGGCTGCGGTGATAACTACTGTATTAAAAGTCAACTTTAGTATGTATAATACACAGGTAGGGAAATGCAGCATTCTCTGTTTTTAAACTCTGCATAATCAAAACAATTTTAGTGTAACTCAATTTATTTACGATTCTCTGAAATCCAGTTTTACATATAACTTGCTATAATTACACTAAACACATgttggtttttacattttttttcctacataaTGGTCTGGAGGTCAAATTTGTGACTTTGGGTTTCTGATTTCTTGCTGATTCACTTCAAATTGTTCTTTTTCTGAGTTAGCACACACCTGAGTCCTGGACTTGTCGAGCACAACCTGTAGCTGAGCAAAACCCAGGTTTTGGCTCTCTCTGATCCGTTGCACCTTACAGTAGCTGAGTTGAAATTCAGGACTGATATTTGCACACTGCAGAAAATCACTCATGCTCATGTCCTCTACTTTCTTCAGCTGACCTGTGCTTAATTCTATGAgtgaaccttttgtgaaatgAGGTAGGATGTCTAGGGATTTTACATTCTGAGAGGCTGAAGTGGTAGATGGAGTAGTTTTAGAAAGAGAACATGTGGTTGTAGATTGCCTATATGTTGATACAGCAGATGAAGATTGATAATCATTTGGAAACACTGTAGAAAAGTCCTGGTGGACACAGAGGGGAGAGTATATCCTTGAGAGTGGATCTGTACTAGAAACACTGCTTAGGCATGATGTCCGGACTGTCTGGGCATATCTTTCTTGATGGCTGTACATGGGAACAGTTATAATTGGAGGGTTGTAGAGTGGATATGCTACTGAGGGGAGTGAATTGTTAAAGAATTGCAATGATGTTGGAACCCTGTAGTACATATTTGCACATGTATTTGAACTTGGGGTGCTTTCATTCTCTGAGGATCCAGTGGTCTGGATCTTGTTAAATAATTCTTGGTCTTGTGAATGTGGCAAGGATTGTTGTGTCTCTTCTGCTGCCCTTTTGGGTTTGGAAGAAATGTCTGGGAAAGATCTTAGATCCCTAAAGGGCTTTCTTTTGCCATTTCTGACATCTCCTTGAGCACTGTCATTAAAGACTGAGGTCAGCTTCTCAGAGTACTGAGATGCTGGCCTGACTGATCGACCTGCAAAGACCGTGTATCCGTCACCCAAGCGATTATGTCCATTAGCACCTTCGTATGGCTGGTATTCCTGTTTATAAGGAATGTGAGCACTTGAGTTTGATATTTTCTGAGGTTGCTGAAAAACAGCCGAGGAAGGAAGGCCAGTGAATTCATGTTTCTTTGTTGGCGGCAAAGACCAGAGTTCTCTTGTATCATAATTTAACTTTTGGCTCCTCACAGAATACAGGTGCTGTTGTCCACCACTGTGTTTCGGTACATTTTTTACAGGTAGTCTAGGGTGGATAAAAGTAGATGAGGTATTATCAACCCCAGTATACTGGTTCCTCAGTGAAGTCCGTAGGCCTGCTGTATCTCCTGTCTTGATGCCAGCAAATACTTGGGGTACTTCAGGAATTGTCTCAAAGGAAAGCTTTTGAGCAAGTGGGTTTCTGTAGTGCATTGAACCAATTGTTACTTCCTGACTTGGACCTCTGTGCTGTGCTTTCTTTGCCTCGGGCCTCACATGCTTTGGTGAGGGTTGCTTGAACTCCTGGAAGGAGTCCTGCTTCAGTGCCTGGAATTCTCTCTTTTTGGGAGGTAAACATCCTTGGCTGCGATCCTGAGATGAACTCATTTGGCTTGCAGCAGGTTTGTACTCCTCAGAGGTGAGACTTAAGTCACATGGGCCTCCTGAATAAACACAGGTTTCAGAGCTGACAAACGTTTAGCGAACATCACTGATGAGTATAGGCATCCAAGGCACCTTTTGATTTCTTACCtgcattgataataataataaaaaaaaaagttattagaaTAAATCCTTGAAAAGTTGCCATGTTCAAACAAGATGTTTAGGCAGGAAAATCACATTGGAGATGTTACATAACCAAAAATGGTGACTGTGGCACCATGTGAGCAAGGCAAAATTGAATAAGAAATCTTTTGCCAAAGTTTCTCCATTTAAGTAAAATGTCAGTTTGCTTTAActgaaacatttgcaaaatacacATTCAAATTATGTCAGAGATGGTATAAAATGCTATTAAGTGGCTCAAAGCAACTTGGATATAAGTTTAGTCACTGCACCTTTTCAGAATATGACCTTATTGCTTCATATGAGACATTGGGATGTCATTTTGTACAGTAGCTTTGCTGTCCCTCTGCTGGATTGACATTCTGTCTCCTGTGTCAACATTCACATTATGGTGTGGACAGtgtggaaaacaaaaactcccaaCATTGGTCTTTGGAATTCCATCATTCCAAGCATTCAAGTTCTGAATGCAAACTAACATGTTAATCATTGCATATCAAGAAAGACCTAAGATGTgattccttttctctctctgctTTTTATTGCATTACTTGTGTCTGGAGATTCTCTCACAACAACTCCAAAACCAAGGCTTGTATTTCTAAATAACATCTGGAAACATCTGCCTGGACTGAAACACAATCAACCCACATTCCTGTACAGGTTGACTTAGAAGTGGAAGTATAGTTTAACTGGAAAAAAATGGTTGGGATAAAAATTACTAGCATGCTGTAAACTGCGTAGTGTGAGAGCAAAAATCTCTACTGTGCAAAAGTGTATTTCCCATATACAATATGAGACTGACGTTTGTCTAGAAGGCATTGTGTTATTTCCTTTACAGTGAAACAACCTTTTATTCTTATAACAGCATGTGGGTTAGAAAAACCTGTTAAAATCTCAGCTGACAACAATGACAAAGTGTTAGTTTTCataatcagttttcttttttaataaagatgTCACGTATTGGCTGTGCAGTgtcttattacttatttatttgtaaaatatgtcaatTTTCACATTTGCTGTAAAGGTACCTAGGTTAGTACAATGTGTAAGTTTCAATTATGAATAAACTGACAAATGTCATCCATTTCAAATTCTAAATACTAAGTTAAAGAATCCATggatgtgtttttgtcttttgtaaGTACTTGCTATGAGCTGGTGCTTTATCTCATTACAATTTTCGGACAGCATCATCAAGTCAGCGATTGTGAACTTGTAGCGTGCAGCAAATATAATCAGTATGTAGAATGTCTgctttatgtattatttaaatgtttgttagttttaaatttgcttttgctgtacagtatgtatatattttagaaattaaagtttaaTTCATCTACACTTAAAAATCTATTTAATAGATTAGactctttaaaatataaaaatatactgtggaaacaaacttcatactttaaaacaaaatagaCCTGAAAATCAGACAGAACaatcttttatttaatgaaaattttacTGCAGTATTCTGGTGACAGAGAAATAGAGACATTTTATTagaactaggctgacccgccttttaaggtgactgacttttaagttgaccacttcttaaggcaattcaatatgcagatcaatttgatattttatacaaactcattaatttggttatattgcatttgagcggtattactttaacactcgtagtttctgttatttttgtgatgaaatttaaactttttttctatatcgaggtcgcccttttgaaccccccctgatatttactaagcggtgaggcatttgtactccatcaacattaattatttacagacataattttgtctatttttccagcgcatcgcgcacaaaagcaagggaacgatggcagcaccagaactctgctcacatcatgtcactttgtaccacaagctgcaagtagtaagtctgtgataagcagaataccgctatggaaggacaatcccgaccgcttttatatagtaagaaagaagaagatatctggagtagaaaatcatcttttacctggaaaaacgaaactacaaatcccatcgtgaattgcaaaatggacggggcgtgtgaaactccacgcctgcgtagcactcacgggacggaaggacaatcccgaccgcttttacagtatatagaaggatactttatgtaaatgattagaacattagaacactctagacaagaacaggccattcagcccaacaaagcctgccagtcctatccacttaattcttctaaaaaacatcaagttgagttttgaaagtccctaaagtcttactgtgttacttattccaagtgtctatcgttctttgtgtaaagaaaaacttcctaatgtttgtgcgaaatttacctttcacaagtttccaactgtgtccccgtgttcttgatgaactcgttttaaaatacaagtctcgatccactgtactaattcccttcataattttaaatactttagccatgtcacctcttaatcttcttttgcttaaactgtaaaggctcagctcttttaatctttcctcataattcaacccctgtagacctggaatcagcctagtcgctcttctctggaccttttctaccactgctatgtcctttttgtagcctggagaccaaaactgcacacagtactcaagatgaggcctcaccagtgcattataaaggttgagcataacctccttcgacttgtactccacacatcgtgctatataacctaatattctgttagccttcttaatggcttctgaacactgctgggaagttgatagcttggattccactatgactcctaaatccttctcataaggtgtactctcgattttacgaccgcccattgtgtcttcaaacctaatatttttacttcctatactttacatttactgacattaaatttcatctgccacaaatctgcccaagcctgtttgctatccaagtccttctgtaataatataacagATTACAAATTATCTaccagtccacctatcttggtatcatctgcaaacttaaccagcttgttacttatattcctatctaaattatttatatatatatattaaaaatagcagcggccctaggaCTTTCTCCAGAAACTGGCCACATGTTACTGTGCTGTCTCTAATTTTAGCTGTTTCAGAGGAATTTTCCATTTTAATCGCACTATTGTCAATTCTTGATGTGAGGCTTTTTCCATGCTCCTCTCCAGGCTCCTGTGTGTCAGTACTTCATTCCTTATACCTGGgaaactttttatttcttttgctaaTGTTTTATTCTGGTGATTTAATACTGTATAATCTTATCTGCTTAAATGCCATTTAATTGTGAATTTTGTATGGagctgtgaataaaataaaatctgattaTGAAGAAGCACAGTGTCACAGGGAATAATGCATTTTCATGCGTCTGAGTTCAGGTCCCAGCCAAGTAACTGATTTATGGGTTTTTCATGATCTCCAATTTACCGGTAAGTTTTTCCTTGATCTTCAAACTACCTCCTTAATTCCAAAGTTAATCTTTTATGTGTGAGTGTTCTATGTAATAGACTTTCACACCATTAAAGTATAACTTCTACATTGCAGTCACTGTTTCTATGCCCCAAGACAGTGTAATTCAAAAAGAACGCTCAAAAAAATTATGGATGGATCAATCAATGGCTGTGTTGGGAAGAActtgtactgtataaataaaatgttaattttttgctATCTTACCGTgcattacaaaaaataagtatttaataATAACTGATATGACGAAGGAATATGACTCTTCACAATTACAGAAAATAAGACAAACTAAGTATACATTCTTGAAATATATATTATGGTATGTCATGGGCTTCTGGAAACTCACATTGGgatgtattttattgatttagtTTGTTgtgaaataatgttttatttgttagaatttaaaaattttacaaatctTGAGTGACATCAAAGTAACAAATTGAGGGGTGAGGGGGGGACAAGCTGATTACCTAAGTTCAtttcatgcaaaaaaatgtattagCAGTAATTCTTAAAAGAGACTTCAAACAAGGTATGTTTATTAATCATTGAGATATTCTTTATATTAAGGGTTGTGTCTTTATTGCACTCTGAGCCTGATGGAGGGTAAAAGacaaatttccatttttaaactttaaacaaaagTTTCATTCTAATAAACCCTTTAAGCTTGAGCTTGggctgttttttttccatatacaagttgtggtaatttttttttcagcttaagAAATGCATTTCTGTGCAACATTTTGTGGCTGTGAACCACAAAATTACGTATAATCATTCTGTGATAAACACTGGATTATTCAGCTAGATTTAGGATGCTAACAGTTTCCATGGTGACAAGAGTGACTAAGTATGGAAAACCGGGTAGGATGAAATGGTGAACAACCGAAAGCAGAAATCTTTAaactaaaaatatacttttttttcccaTATTGCTTCACTATAATTATGCAATTCAGATTCATCCATTTGCTTAATAACAGGAACAGTAGCTTCAAAAAACTCTCAGGAACCCAGGGCACTACCCTGATGGTACTGGGCATAAGGTGGACCCGGCCCTCAGTCTGATACTAGACTATCATTGGCAGATAGCCATAAACTTAAACTAAGTGATTGTGTTAATTTGACCCATTGTATCCAAATCAATGCTAACTGATGCAATAACAAACAGCCCTTGTGTTATGTTGTGCCTTTGTTTAGTGAACACTAAAGTCTCAAGAACCTCTGAAAGTGCTGATACTTGGTCCAGTATTTTTCTTTCTAACACCTGAAGCACAGACAGGTTAGtggtcagggtcacacagtaCATCTGGGGCAAGCACCATGCctttgcgtgtgtgtgtctgtctttctggATGTGTTTGCATGCGCGCTTGTCAATATACCTGGTAACCGCATTTCCATATGGTACTTTTCCAAAGCTTTgaccaaatgaaaataaaactagtAAAATCTGGAAAAGTATATACTCACTTATATTAGTGAGACATGCTTTGGTCATTAAAATTGCACCAGAGGGGAAAAACATGTCACATTGGTCCAAAATTTACAGGATGGATAAGTCATGGTAGAGTCTAAAAATGATTACAAGTGCAGCACATAGGCAAATGATATGTATGAGTTACACCCCCTGGACTTTCCCACAGTTAGGAATCAAAGGCACTTGCAAAGAGAATCTCATTGAGTGACTGGTGGTTGGAGTACTCTTGGGGATCGAACATATCATGGTGAAGAGGACGATAGACATAAGTCCAGGGAGAATTATGGGAATGCGGGAAGGTGAATTATCCTTTAAGGACATCAGTGCTTGTGTTGGATGTAATGCAAGTACAGTGATGAGAGTGTGACATTAGCGGTTAAAGGGGAGCATCAGACCCACCAAGGTGAGGGTTCTGGAGTTGCCACAACACACAAACTAACAGAAGGGACAGAAATCTTGTGTGTGTGGCAGTGATGGACCAAAGTGCTATATCAAAGATCCAATCCCAACAGTCCGCACAAACTGTTCGACACCATTTGCAGTAACAGGGCCATCTCGATCACAGCTCATTGCTTTGCTAACCCTTGACACTTGAAAATGGGCCTCTGAGACTACATTAACAGCATGAACAATGCCAGTGACACGATGACTCGAATCGTGTTTTTGAATGAGTCTTAGTTCAGTTTACTGCACCATGATGGATGGATCTGTGTATGAAGGCAACACACCTGGATATGTGCATTTTAGAGCACCATATGGGCAAATCATATTCATTGCCGGTACCTTGAACAGACAGTGATAAAACACAGGAGTGTGGCAGGCTGAGGTAGTACCCTATCTCCAGAGGTTCCTTGGTGCCATATTCCAACAGGAAAATGATTGACCAGATGTAACACAAAACATCTTAGAGGTCAAGGATGAACATCATGTGCCATTTATTCAGTGGCCATCATGTTCTCCGGATTTGTCTCCCATTAGGCACATCTGAGACACAGTCAGAAATTAAATGACGTGCCAGAGACCAACAGCAGTTCTGTCATGAGAGGGGTCTGTGGCATTGAGactttttaagcaaaaaaatagCACAGGAGCAATGGTAATGGTTTTAACTGCTTAATCCTTCTTTAGTAGCAGCACACCCTGCTATAATGTGTGGAGAGTGCAAGTGTCAGCTTTGTTTAATAATTAGGCAATGAGAGCAGCACCGCAGTCTGAGGGTGACAGCTGAGATGGGCATTGAAGAATAAAAGGGAGGTGGGTCGAGTGCAATGGGGAGCTGAAAAACGAGagtgaaaagaaaggaaatgaaATGGAAAGAGATTGCTTGGAGTAGGAAAGGCAGATCATGGAAGGTGCGTTGGGCAGCTCCCGTCTGATGAGCAATGAACAGGGAGAAGGACAAAGGGTGACGTTCTCATTGGCTTTAAAAGCTGAAGAGGCGGAGCTGGTGAGAGGGTGTGAAACACCTGCACTGTACTTTGTTTTAAGCACTTAATTTTTGAGAAATATCTCATCATCTGCTGCTTGTTTGTGTATTTGTTGTACTGGTtcatcctggtcatgactatTGATCATTCTGGATTTAAGGACAATGTGCCAGCTGGAGCTAACCCGGACTGTTGCAGGTTGCCACAGATTAACTTTGCCTATAGAGGCTACATTGTACtccattacacaaatacacatccaGTGTCTCTTCATGTCCATGGTGGATACAGCACATACTGATTGTGCATTCCTTATGTGTGACCAAACTGTACTTCTAATCATGTAAGCCATATATCATAAGTAATCTGCCATAACAATACCTCTTgaatttacaattttaattgaCCAGCAGCATATAATAGGGGGATAACATGCTTGGGGGCAATACATGATAAAACATCACTGAGCAGAGTCTCTAAGACCTAACTTAACTCTTGTGGGGATGCAAACCATTCAGTGGAAGCAGTTTGCCGTCTATCTCATGcctatgcaattttcattttatttctctgaTTATCTTGACCATATGTCTTGTACATACCTACTTCATAGACCGTATTCCTTTTTTGTTCATCAGCCCTGTGAGATTCATATTGGTGCTTGAAGCAGATTTTTTCACACGTTAGACAGAAATACCCAAAGTCAACCAGCTTCAGTGCTCCCTGCAggtaccaatttctttcgccacttcaacgacttttaatttaaaaccagcgtctgatcgaacgctctaacgtagataagggatgctcttacgataaaggtgtgaggatgtgagatacaaaaaacacaaaacagtgctaCCGTTGAATAGtttaggtattactgtgtggtcacgtaggcaacaatacatagaaaaaaaggcagtgtgctctgtggttactctctcgctcaggtgggcgttagcatatcataatctcttggaccaatagcaggagtttccgcatttgacttatatgaccgacattataaaatgcccagaaattatatggtaaaataaagccctgacttatccatgggagaacttaaacacagtACGATACTAGTTTCTCACACCCTGTTGTAACTAAAGTAGAATGTTAATTTCTTCGTATTCTAAGTTTTCCCCTAGCCAGCGcttaatgtgcttcttaaatgggctttctcttacatcGACAAGAGCTCGCAGGCActaatcaccacacagaatacattacattcatgatattacagctctctgaccATTTTAGAATACTTAGTTGTATAATTGATAtagttttcatgatgaaatgcattcaaaTATGTATTAAACACGTGGAGGTATGGTGGTGCAACAGTAACAATTAGCTGACGCTCcctccaggaattgttcctgcctcagcATGAGGCTGGCTAGGATGGGCGCGACCCTGGATGAAATAAgctattacagcagtactgtctctgtcaaacccccaattcctgtccttttccATGTAACCAGTCGCCACACAATAAAAatctataataaatgtaaaaccagctgtaagttTAATATGCCGATTCTttgaaacttttaaggaacactgaaaaaatcttcattacatatttaattattccatccaggttTCTGCCAGTCCTAGCAAGCAAAGAGTGTGAGGCAAGAACAAACTCTGGACTGGGCATAAGCTCATTGCatggtgaatacaagcacacacatacactagttaATTTAGCATTACCAAATCCCCTATCCTCCATTCCtttggaaaaaaaactaaagcatGTGGAGAAAACCCacctggaaaacatgcaaactccagacaggggacacctgggaCATGACcctcttactgcaaggcagcagtgcttccaCCACATCGCTGTGccccaaatatttaattattaacatccatccatccattatccaacccgctatattctaactacagggtcacgggtgtctgctggagccaattccagccaacacagggcgcaaggcaggaaacaaaccctgggcagggtgccagcccacctcagtaattattaacagcatacattatttaaataaagttagcaatttatttgtaaaatgtaatatacatactttaatgcatttcatcataaaaatattaGCTATAGATCTTAATATTCTAACAGAACACAGCTCTagtagctcttggaaatctacaTCGATCTAGAGGCCATTCATCATCATAGACAGGAAATTAATATGATCTCTAAATACTTGGTGCTCTCTTCTAACagcgctaaagcagccatggtagttggaacattttggccattctgtgcaccgtTATATGgttatagaatgattacaatcaagtaaattactgtacatttgtaaacaatatgaagTTAATTTAGTTGTAGTTGATAAAGCCTGTATTATGGATGCAAATCTAGAAAAGAAAGGTAGAACACAcagaaacagcagcactgctttgagcAGAAACATGCACATGCATGGtctgaggctgccgtgaaaatgtgcgtggctttacggcaagtttagtttttatacatcttgatgtgagcatggaaatgggtccAGGTAACCTTTTTTACccaacgtttatacatgaggccctggaaTGGGATAAAATTGTGATCTCAATGATGATCACCATGGCATGATTTTTAGTGTCAGACAGGCGAATTTGAGTATATCTGCAACtgttgatctcctgggattttcatacaTGACAGACCTCTAAAGTTAACTCAGGATGGTGTGAAAACAAGCAACATTCAGCGAGTAGCAGTTCTGCAGATGGTGGTCAGAGGAAAATAGCCAGAATGGTTTGAGAAGACAGAAATTCCGTGTTCTTCAGTGGCATTTCCTGTCATTGGATATGAACCCAATAGAACATCCTTGGGATGTGGTAGGTGATTCTCAGCATTAACGTGCAGGC comes from Polypterus senegalus isolate Bchr_013 chromosome 14, ASM1683550v1, whole genome shotgun sequence and encodes:
- the zmp:0000000926 gene encoding uncharacterized protein zmp:0000000926, with translation MSSSQDRSQGCLPPKKREFQALKQDSFQEFKQPSPKHVRPEAKKAQHRGPSQEVTIGSMHYRNPLAQKLSFETIPEVPQVFAGIKTGDTAGLRTSLRNQYTGVDNTSSTFIHPRLPVKNVPKHSGGQQHLYSVRSQKLNYDTRELWSLPPTKKHEFTGLPSSAVFQQPQKISNSSAHIPYKQEYQPYEGANGHNRLGDGYTVFAGRSVRPASQYSEKLTSVFNDSAQGDVRNGKRKPFRDLRSFPDISSKPKRAAEETQQSLPHSQDQELFNKIQTTGSSENESTPSSNTCANMYYRVPTSLQFFNNSLPSVAYPLYNPPIITVPMYSHQERYAQTVRTSCLSSVSSTDPLSRIYSPLCVHQDFSTVFPNDYQSSSAVSTYRQSTTTCSLSKTTPSTTSASQNVKSLDILPHFTKGSLIELSTGQLKKVEDMSMSDFLQCANISPEFQLSYCKVQRIRESQNLGFAQLQVVLDKSRTQELLEVLLEYPFFVCNRGWSSCCPEKTTQIYGLPCHQLTVGDVCLALTPLATPHSHKVDEKLIIPSSQPREELPQEKSLDSNSLPNGAVPTLRNAQTTFTSRTRHRSAPDISTRYSEIQDL